TCCTTTAACAAGTTTCCTTACCCTACACACGCTGAGCTGTCGTGGCTTACGGCTGCCTCCAAGCACCCGGAGGAACAAATCAAAGTCTGGTTCACCACCCAGAGGTTGAAGCAAGGCATCACCTGGTCCCCAGAGGAGGTAGAGGAAGCCAGGAAGAAAATGTTCAATGGCTCCATCCCTCCTGCCCATCACACATTCACCGTCCTGCCCACAAGCCCCATCTCTCAGCCGTCTGCCAAAGCGTCCCAGCATCCCATTGTCCGCACTACAGTCGAGCATTCAGTTCATGCCAGAACAACTACATCCAACGGGTTAAGTGTTGTCACCACCACCATCTCCCCCACCACTGGCTCCAGCCACACCCTTAAACGATCCCTGCCAACACACCTGACTACAGTGTTTGGCCCAGAGTCCAAGCGACCCATAATGGCAGTCGCCCCACACTCTGGAGACCCTAAAGACAGGGGTCTCATggctcctcctccaccccctcctccccagAAAGATCGCCTCCCAATGGCCCCACCTCCCGTTCCGATGGAGATGAAGAGATCTGTAGCACTTCCTCTTGTCACAACTGAAATGAAGAGGCCGTCCACTGCTGTGCCTTTAATGCCACCGCCATCATTATCGTCATTAGCATCCAAAGGGAAAATTCTCTCAACTTTAGGAAACCCCAAAACAAAGCCAGTGGTGTCATTGCCTTCTATTGTCTTTCCAGAGTCCTTAACTAGACCCATGATAGCTCCCCCGCCTATCTGTGCTCCTCCATTCAAAAATTCATTGCTTGTTCCTCGTAGGGTCCCCGTCACTTCCAAAGAAAAGCACTCCAGTACCTACGCTTTGCCAGCTGCTGATCTGAAGCTGCCTAACTCTCCTCCACTCATTAGCCCACAGATAAGGAGGCCGACCATTATTCAATCCATTCGGGCTCCGGCTAAAGCTCCGTCCCAGATTTCTGGGTTGTCCTTGGATGCCAAGAAGCTGAAAGAGCAGCAAGGAGAGGAGCTGAAAGCCAGTTATCCCAAAGGAGACAAGGTAGTCACCTCTCTGGCAGAGGCCAATGGGATGTCTCGCACAGATGGCAAATGGCCCCAGAATCAGACCTCCCCAGCTCACAACAATGGAGTCATACATTTGGATGGCGGTGCCCTACCAGCGGCACAGAAACCAGATTTTCAGCAAAAATCCTCTAACACACTGCTAACACAGTTCCCACTGCTGGAGAGGATGAAAGGTAAGACGGCGGAACAGCTGAAGATCTTGGAGGAGAGCTTCCTGAGGAACAGCTTCCCTACACATAGTGATGTTGACAATCTGTCAGTCACCACCCACCTGTCTCACCAGGAAATCGAAAGCTGGTTTGTGGAGCGCCGTGCACTCCGCGACAACTTGGAGCAAGCCCTTCTAAACTCCATGGGCACTAAAAGAATAGGCATCGGTGGCATCACTGCAATCACTGACAAACGACTACATCAGCAGCAACATCAAACGCTACAGCTGAATGGGATTCACAAACCAGTCACCGGTGTGGGTCTCCTTAAAAGTCCTCCTCCACCTACGCACACTCTGCCCATTGTTGCTCATGGCACCATTGCACCCTCTGTGCCCAACCCAAATACCTGCTCAGTGCCTCCAGACAGCCGATCCCTGGCGCTCCTCAAGGACAATTTTGCTCAAACGCGGTGGCCTTCCCCTGAGGAGTTAAGCCGGCTGGAGTGTCGGACAGGACTTGCTCGTTCCGACCTTGCCCGCTGGTTTACAGACAGCCGGCTGCACACTGGTACCATTGAGCTGGCAGAGCTGTTTCATAACAATGGAGTTAACGGAAGTCAGGGGCCACCTGTGTGCTCTGCCGAAAACACTCCATCTAACATTATCCAGCGCAGTCAG
The nucleotide sequence above comes from Channa argus isolate prfri chromosome 1, Channa argus male v1.0, whole genome shotgun sequence. Encoded proteins:
- the LOC137130533 gene encoding zinc fingers and homeoboxes protein 2-like gives rise to the protein MSSRRKSSTPCMVRVISDLPEEQDDSEEVMDIEILSDNDVTSKEHSESSQSIKTSQDTQMENPDQQFPKPVENQNLEPLEQQEQVDKEDQPPVEDVEAREEKDGERAKSDPESQKKQPRGYECKYCPFSTQNLNEFKVHVDSSHPNVILNPLYLCAACNFNTKKFDSLTEHNESQHPGETSFKYKRIKRNNQTILEQTIEGKDNSAERETNDQGESNSTSVFPPCISTTVKTPDNVQSLYQGSELKSQLEGLIQKDQITAVNINGTVIIPEPTILQGLSHVTPMLQRPPNFNSVPKIAVPLNTAKYNPSLDNNLTLITSFNKFPYPTHAELSWLTAASKHPEEQIKVWFTTQRLKQGITWSPEEVEEARKKMFNGSIPPAHHTFTVLPTSPISQPSAKASQHPIVRTTVEHSVHARTTTSNGLSVVTTTISPTTGSSHTLKRSLPTHLTTVFGPESKRPIMAVAPHSGDPKDRGLMAPPPPPPPQKDRLPMAPPPVPMEMKRSVALPLVTTEMKRPSTAVPLMPPPSLSSLASKGKILSTLGNPKTKPVVSLPSIVFPESLTRPMIAPPPICAPPFKNSLLVPRRVPVTSKEKHSSTYALPAADLKLPNSPPLISPQIRRPTIIQSIRAPAKAPSQISGLSLDAKKLKEQQGEELKASYPKGDKVVTSLAEANGMSRTDGKWPQNQTSPAHNNGVIHLDGGALPAAQKPDFQQKSSNTLLTQFPLLERMKGKTAEQLKILEESFLRNSFPTHSDVDNLSVTTHLSHQEIESWFVERRALRDNLEQALLNSMGTKRIGIGGITAITDKRLHQQQHQTLQLNGIHKPVTGVGLLKSPPPPTHTLPIVAHGTIAPSVPNPNTCSVPPDSRSLALLKDNFAQTRWPSPEELSRLECRTGLARSDLARWFTDSRLHTGTIELAELFHNNGVNGSQGPPVCSAENTPSNIIQRSQEGAVTNNNSSKVLEVELGWLMEQRASSLNSQQHDDLHDRFAGRLRQQNMAELKNGGQNGVVMGGAREVFGSWLDDGHSRRGRELLLDRERKMAEDTSGRLTG